The Victivallis lenta genome window below encodes:
- a CDS encoding prepilin-type N-terminal cleavage/methylation domain-containing protein, which yields MRCRFTLIELLVVIAIIAVLAGMLMPALNGARSRARRTACTGNLRQIGTALESYLNDSRSVLPSCRIMPKTAGEGEESLPGIVETLQPYLGGNEKVFRCPSDTERLFENEGSSYVWGREWGINGKRADDRELQMLGYRIPLLYDGGAFHGPAGEVKSRNYLYLTLRISDNAMKEKVQ from the coding sequence ATGAGATGCCGTTTTACCCTGATCGAACTCCTGGTCGTAATCGCGATCATCGCGGTTCTGGCCGGCATGCTGATGCCGGCGCTGAACGGAGCCCGGAGCCGGGCGCGGCGGACCGCCTGCACCGGCAATCTGCGGCAGATCGGCACCGCGCTCGAATCGTATCTGAACGACAGCCGTTCCGTGCTGCCCTCCTGCCGGATCATGCCGAAAACAGCAGGGGAGGGGGAGGAATCGCTTCCCGGCATCGTCGAAACGCTTCAGCCGTATCTCGGTGGAAATGAAAAGGTCTTCCGCTGCCCTTCCGACACCGAACGGCTGTTCGAAAACGAAGGCAGCAGTTACGTATGGGGGCGCGAATGGGGAATCAACGGCAAACGCGCGGATGACCGTGAGCTTCAGATGCTCGGCTACCGCATCCCGCTCCTCTACGACGGCGGCGCGTTTCACGGCCCGGCGGGCGAAGTAAAGTCGCGGAACTATCTCTACCTGACCCTCCGGATCAGCGATAACGCCATGAAGGAGAAGGTTCAATGA